One Ricinus communis isolate WT05 ecotype wild-type chromosome 1, ASM1957865v1, whole genome shotgun sequence DNA window includes the following coding sequences:
- the LOC8263485 gene encoding uncharacterized protein LOC8263485: MVKLASARESRMYGPRLGRNRAEYINAGLYVFATIVLLGGFAALFSMEPKSGLVLMFIALGLIMAVNLHDLFAHLAGIDYRLPLMGFDVQLALVEFAVPIVQALGALLLFLGIFFLFLQEEKRYGYYKLEKHSLNMLIAGPILWILGSIHNSCQIYERADGHVQILQESVHIPFLMGSLLFLVGAILNIQEQDGLDHHGLQLLGRSLVWMGIFGTLLLFIGGLTNVVKVFKMQQIDGLRLEKLRGGAQERLIQQREGQLPLIAEEHRRRKMIIEETKAVPVPDPVPTPYKDVLIGQS; this comes from the exons atggtGAAGCTAGCGTCAGCACGAGAGAGCAGAATGTACGGACCAAGACTGGGTAGAAATAGAGCGGAGTACATAAATGCAGGCCTTTATGTGTTTGCCACCATCGTGCTTCTTGGTGGGTTTGCGGCCTTATTCTCAATGGAGCCTAAGTCAGGTTTGGTTCTAATGTTCATAGCGTTAGGGCTTATTATGGCGGTCAATCTTCATGATCTATTTGCACATCTTGCCGGCATCGATTACCGGTTACCTTTGATGGGATTCGATGTGCAGCTTGCTCTTGTGGAGTTTGCAGTTCCTATTGTTCAAGCTTTGGGGgctttgcttttatttttggggatctttttccttttccttcag GAAGAGAAAAGATATGGttattacaaattggaaaaacacTCCCTTAACATGCTTATTGCTGGACCCATTCTTTGGATTCTTGGATCAATCCACAACTCGTGCCAAATTTACGAGAGAGCTGATGGGCATGTCCAAATTTTGCAAGAAAGTGTCCACATCCCATTTCTAATGGGGAGTTTGCTGTTCCTGGTTGGTGCCATTCTCAACATTCAAGAGCAAGATGGGCTTGATCACCATGGTCTACAACTTCTG GGCAGAAGCTTGGTGTGGATGGGAATCTTTGGAACTTTATTGCTCTTTATCGGGGGTTTAACAAATGTAGTAAAAGTGTTCAAGATGCAACAAATTGATGGATTACGGCTGGAAAAACTGCGAGGAGGGGCTCAGGAACGCCTGATCCAGCAGAGAGAGGGGCAGCTGCCTCTTATTGCAGAAGAACATAGGAGAAGGAAAATGATTATAGAGGAAACAAAAGCTGTACCTGTTCCTGATCCTGTTCCAACTCCTTATAAGGATGTGCTTATTGGTCAGAGTTGA
- the LOC8263487 gene encoding uncharacterized protein LOC8263487 isoform X1, whose product MPTTMGSSSAEEDQFFEAREDITSLSDSSSDGAEKLDSDDRGAVGFFPGSFSYEVWTKNLESPRERRNKFLKWMGLNVDSITSNGFGNTTSSEDRKIETDRVTEHSNAVLRSSTFDDRFSSSHSSMSCWSSDTLELLDRAMEENVECRIRNLDDGIEYIIDELGQDGVLGRIREVGSNRLLTVAEFERSLRLSPLVQKVMRRDVSNLRAARKREKIGWLRRLGTVACIIDRQVEAGGTKYNGHCPVAKDWAKMVRARSYKKRFKEFSALYMGQDIAAHEGSILAMKFSPDGQYLASAGEDGIVRIWHVLDLERSNEFSEIEGDPSFVYLAANNVSELVPLHADKVKKGKLKNLRTRSDSACVVIPPKVFGISEKPVHEFYGHHGEVLDLSWSKKNCLLSSSTDKTVRLWQVGCNQCLHIFSHNNYVTCVQFNPMDDDSFISGSIDGKVRIWEIPGCQVIDWIDITEIVTAVCYRPDGKGLVLGSMTGNCRFYDASDNHLQLYAQICLQGKKKSPFKRITGFQFSPSDPTKLMVTSADSQVRIIDGVDVICKYRGLHNAGSQISASFTSDGTHIVSASEDSNVYIWNYIMQEGPVPRVKNIWACEHFFSNNASVAIPWPGTIHGNSVAINISGTMLSSMNSELSNDDRMSIHSESGESSRRKLPFSSPDNFPTRHGFFSESLPKGSATWPEENLPSSSSGISMSKSQYKFLKAIQSMHGSPHALGLVIVTAGWDGRIRWFQNYGLPLCT is encoded by the exons ATGCCAACAACCATGGGGAGTTCCAGTGCAGAAGAAGATCAATTCTTTGAAGCACGTGAGGACATTACCTCTCTGTCTGATTCAAGCTCTGACGGCGCAGAAAAATTGGATTCTGATGACCGTGGTGCTGTTGGTTTCTTCCCTGGTAGTTTTAGTTATGAGGTTTGGACTAAGAACTTGGAAAGCCCTCGTGAACGGCGGAATAAATTTCTCAAATGGATGGGTTTAAATGTGGATTCAATTACGAGTAATGGTTTTGGTAATACTACTTCATCAGAGGATAGGAAAATTGAGACTGATAGAGTGACTGAACATAGTAATGCGGTTCTGAGATCATCCACATTTGATGATAGATTTTCATCAAGTCATTCTTCCATGTCATGTTGGTCTAGTGATACTTTAGAGTTGTTAGATAGGGCGATGGAGGAAAATGTTGAATGTAGAATTAGGAATTTGGATGATGGGATAGAGTATATTATTGATGAACTTGGACAGGATGGCGTTTTGGGAAGAATTCGTGAAGTGGGCTCGAATCGGTTACTTACTGTTGCGGAGTTTGAGAGGAGTCTTCGGTTATCCCCTTTGGTTCAGAAAGTGATGCGGAGAGATGTGTCCAATTTGAGGGCAGCAAGAAAGCGGGAAAAGATTGGATGGTTAAGGAGATTAGGTACTGTTGCTTGCATAATTGATCGGCAGGTGGAAGCTGGGGGTACCAAATACAATGGTCACTGTCCAGTTGCAAAGGATTGGGCTAAAATGGTTAGAGCTCGGTCATATAAGAAGCGGTTCAAGGAATTTTCAGCTCTTTATATGGGACAAGATATTGCGGCCCATGAAGGTTCAATTTTGGCAATGAAGTTCAGTCCTGATGGTCAGTACCTTGCAAGTGCTGGTGAAGATGGAATTGTGCGTATTTGGCATGTTTTGGATTTAGAGAGATCAAATGAGTTTAGTGAGATTGAGGGTGATCCATCATTTGTATATTTGGCTGCTAATAATGTTTCTGAGTTAGTTCCTCTTCATGCTGATAAAGTGAAAAAGGGTAAACTCAAGAATCTGAGAACAAGATCAGACTCAGCTTGTGTTGTAATCCCTCCGAAAGTATTTGGAATATCAGAGAAGCCCGTACATGAATTTTATGGGCACCATGGGGAGGTATTAGATCTCTCATGGTCAAAGAAAAAT TGTCTACTGTCGTCTTCTACTGATAAGACTGTTCGCTTGTGGCAAGTGGGATGTAACCAATGCCTTCACATCTTCTCCCACAATAACTATG TTACATGTGTTCAATTTAATCCCATGGATGATGATTCCTTCATCAGTGGTTCGATCGATGGGAAAGTACGCATCTGGGAAATTCCTGGCTGTCAAGTTATTGACTGGATTGATATAACTGAAATTGTTACAGCTGTTTGTTATCGCCCTGATGGAAAG GGTCTAGTTCTTGGCTCCATGACCGGCAATTGTCGTTTTTATGATGCCTCAG ATAATCATCTACAGCTATATGCACAAATATGCTTACAGGGTAAGAAGAAGTCACCATTCAAGAGGATAACTGGCTTTCAG TTTTCCCCAAGTGATCCAACCAAACTAATGGTTACTTCTGCTGATTCACAAGTCCGTATCATTGATGGGGTAGATGTGATATGCAAATATCGAG GCCTTCATAATGCAGGAAGCCAGATATCTGCATCCTTCACCTCAGATGGGACACATATAGTTTCAGCTAGTGAGGATTCCAATGTCTATATCTGGAACTATATTATGCAGGAAGGGCCTGTGCCCCGGGTAAAGAACATTTGGGCATGTGAGCATTTCTTCTCAAACAATGCATCTGTTGCTATTCCATGGCCTGGAACAATACATGGAAATTCTGTTGCTATAAATATATCTGGAACAATGTTGTCATCTATGAACTCAGAACTGTCTAATGATGACAGAATGTCAATACATTCAGAATCAGGCGAGAGTTCACGACGCAAACTACCATTTTCTTCACCTGATAATTTCCCAACTAGACATGGATTTTTCTCCGAGTCATTGCCTAAGGGTTCTGCAACTTGGCCAGAGGAAAATCTTCCTTCAAGCTCATCGGGCATATCAATGTCTAAATCCCAGTACAAGTTTTTGAAGGCTATCCAGAGCATGCATGGTTCTCCTCATGCATTAGGTTTGGTGATTGTAACGGCTGGCTGGGATGGACGGATCAGATGGTTTCAAAACTATGGATTACCACTTTGCACTTAG
- the LOC8263487 gene encoding WD repeat-containing protein 44-like isoform X2: MPTTMGSSSAEEDQFFEAREDITSLSDSSSDGAEKLDSDDRGAVGFFPGSFSYEVWTKNLESPRERRNKFLKWMGLNVDSITSNGFGNTTSSEDRKIETDRVTEHSNAVLRSSTFDDRFSSSHSSMSCWSSDTLELLDRAMEENVECRIRNLDDGIEYIIDELGQDGVLGRIREVGSNRLLTVAEFERSLRLSPLVQKVMRRDVSNLRAARKREKIGWLRRLGTVACIIDRQVEAGGTKYNGHCPVAKDWAKMVRARSYKKRFKEFSALYMGQDIAAHEGSILAMKFSPDGQYLASAGEDGIVRIWHVLDLERSNEFSEIEGDPSFVYLAANNVSELVPLHADKVKKGKLKNLRTRSDSACVVIPPKVFGISEKPVHEFYGHHGEVLDLSWSKKNCLLSSSTDKTVRLWQVGCNQCLHIFSHNNYVTCVQFNPMDDDSFISGSIDGKVRIWEIPGCQVIDWIDITEIVTAVCYRPDGKGLVLGSMTGNCRFYDASDNHLQLYAQICLQGKKKSPFKRITGFQFSPSDPTKLMVTSADSQVRIIDGVDVICKYRGLHNAGSQISASFTSDGTHIVSASEDSNVYIWNYIMQEGPVPRVKNIWA; encoded by the exons ATGCCAACAACCATGGGGAGTTCCAGTGCAGAAGAAGATCAATTCTTTGAAGCACGTGAGGACATTACCTCTCTGTCTGATTCAAGCTCTGACGGCGCAGAAAAATTGGATTCTGATGACCGTGGTGCTGTTGGTTTCTTCCCTGGTAGTTTTAGTTATGAGGTTTGGACTAAGAACTTGGAAAGCCCTCGTGAACGGCGGAATAAATTTCTCAAATGGATGGGTTTAAATGTGGATTCAATTACGAGTAATGGTTTTGGTAATACTACTTCATCAGAGGATAGGAAAATTGAGACTGATAGAGTGACTGAACATAGTAATGCGGTTCTGAGATCATCCACATTTGATGATAGATTTTCATCAAGTCATTCTTCCATGTCATGTTGGTCTAGTGATACTTTAGAGTTGTTAGATAGGGCGATGGAGGAAAATGTTGAATGTAGAATTAGGAATTTGGATGATGGGATAGAGTATATTATTGATGAACTTGGACAGGATGGCGTTTTGGGAAGAATTCGTGAAGTGGGCTCGAATCGGTTACTTACTGTTGCGGAGTTTGAGAGGAGTCTTCGGTTATCCCCTTTGGTTCAGAAAGTGATGCGGAGAGATGTGTCCAATTTGAGGGCAGCAAGAAAGCGGGAAAAGATTGGATGGTTAAGGAGATTAGGTACTGTTGCTTGCATAATTGATCGGCAGGTGGAAGCTGGGGGTACCAAATACAATGGTCACTGTCCAGTTGCAAAGGATTGGGCTAAAATGGTTAGAGCTCGGTCATATAAGAAGCGGTTCAAGGAATTTTCAGCTCTTTATATGGGACAAGATATTGCGGCCCATGAAGGTTCAATTTTGGCAATGAAGTTCAGTCCTGATGGTCAGTACCTTGCAAGTGCTGGTGAAGATGGAATTGTGCGTATTTGGCATGTTTTGGATTTAGAGAGATCAAATGAGTTTAGTGAGATTGAGGGTGATCCATCATTTGTATATTTGGCTGCTAATAATGTTTCTGAGTTAGTTCCTCTTCATGCTGATAAAGTGAAAAAGGGTAAACTCAAGAATCTGAGAACAAGATCAGACTCAGCTTGTGTTGTAATCCCTCCGAAAGTATTTGGAATATCAGAGAAGCCCGTACATGAATTTTATGGGCACCATGGGGAGGTATTAGATCTCTCATGGTCAAAGAAAAAT TGTCTACTGTCGTCTTCTACTGATAAGACTGTTCGCTTGTGGCAAGTGGGATGTAACCAATGCCTTCACATCTTCTCCCACAATAACTATG TTACATGTGTTCAATTTAATCCCATGGATGATGATTCCTTCATCAGTGGTTCGATCGATGGGAAAGTACGCATCTGGGAAATTCCTGGCTGTCAAGTTATTGACTGGATTGATATAACTGAAATTGTTACAGCTGTTTGTTATCGCCCTGATGGAAAG GGTCTAGTTCTTGGCTCCATGACCGGCAATTGTCGTTTTTATGATGCCTCAG ATAATCATCTACAGCTATATGCACAAATATGCTTACAGGGTAAGAAGAAGTCACCATTCAAGAGGATAACTGGCTTTCAG TTTTCCCCAAGTGATCCAACCAAACTAATGGTTACTTCTGCTGATTCACAAGTCCGTATCATTGATGGGGTAGATGTGATATGCAAATATCGAG GCCTTCATAATGCAGGAAGCCAGATATCTGCATCCTTCACCTCAGATGGGACACATATAGTTTCAGCTAGTGAGGATTCCAATGTCTATATCTGGAACTATATTATGCAGGAAGGGCCTGTGCCCCGGGTAAAGAACATTTGGGCAT AA
- the LOC8263489 gene encoding pyridoxine/pyridoxamine 5'-phosphate oxidase 2 isoform X2, whose translation MAAQQDQPAMQNRNESEKTMAVTATAPWKQLLLSALESNSHLRHSSFFQLATIGSDGRPSNRTVVFSDKIQINTDSRTRKTEELKQCSFAEICWYFTDSWEQFRINGRVDVIDGSDPDPVKLELREKSWFASSIKSRLQYLGPNPGLPCLTEQHPSELFLDPSSGPVAAFCLLVLDPEQVDYLNLKSSQRTIFTIGQRVNGENSWNSESINP comes from the exons ATGGCAGCACAGCAAGATCAACCAGCAATGCAGAACAGGAACGAAAGTGAAAAAACTATGGCAGTAACCGCAACGGCTCCATGGAAGCAGCTTCTGTTAAGCGCGTTAGAGTCGAATTCACACCTGAGGCACTCTTCCTTCTTTCAATTG GCAACAATTGGATCTGATGGAAGACCTTCAAACCGCACCGTTGTTTTCAG CGATAAGATCCAAATCAACACTGATTCCAGAACTCGCAAG ACTGAAGAACTTAAGCAATGTTCATTTGCTGAG ATATGTTGGTATTTTACGGACTCTTGGGAGCAATTTCGTATCAATGGAAGGGTTGATGTTATTGATGGTTCAGATCCTGATCCAGTGAAGCTTGAG CTAAGAGAGAAATCTTGGTTTGCTAGTTCTATAAAATCAAGACTTCAGTACCTCGGTCCTAATCCTGGTCTTCCTTGTCTAACCGAGCAACATCCCAGTGAACTCTTTCTGGATCCTTCTTCAGGCCCAGTCGCCGCCTTTTGCCTGCTAGTCCTAGATCCAGAGCAG GTTGATTACTTGAACTTGAAGAGTAGCCAGAGAACAATATTTACCATTGGCCAAAGGGTCAATGGAGAAAATAGTTGGAATTCAGAGAGTATCAATCCATGA
- the LOC8263489 gene encoding pyridoxine/pyridoxamine 5'-phosphate oxidase 2 isoform X1: protein MAAQQDQPAMQNRNESEKTMAVTATAPWKQLLLSALESNSHLRHSSFFQLATIGSDGRPSNRTVVFRGFVERSDKIQINTDSRTRKTEELKQCSFAEICWYFTDSWEQFRINGRVDVIDGSDPDPVKLELREKSWFASSIKSRLQYLGPNPGLPCLTEQHPSELFLDPSSGPVAAFCLLVLDPEQVDYLNLKSSQRTIFTIGQRVNGENSWNSESINP from the exons ATGGCAGCACAGCAAGATCAACCAGCAATGCAGAACAGGAACGAAAGTGAAAAAACTATGGCAGTAACCGCAACGGCTCCATGGAAGCAGCTTCTGTTAAGCGCGTTAGAGTCGAATTCACACCTGAGGCACTCTTCCTTCTTTCAATTG GCAACAATTGGATCTGATGGAAGACCTTCAAACCGCACCGTTGTTTTCAG GGGTTTTGTAGAGCGTAGCGATAAGATCCAAATCAACACTGATTCCAGAACTCGCAAG ACTGAAGAACTTAAGCAATGTTCATTTGCTGAG ATATGTTGGTATTTTACGGACTCTTGGGAGCAATTTCGTATCAATGGAAGGGTTGATGTTATTGATGGTTCAGATCCTGATCCAGTGAAGCTTGAG CTAAGAGAGAAATCTTGGTTTGCTAGTTCTATAAAATCAAGACTTCAGTACCTCGGTCCTAATCCTGGTCTTCCTTGTCTAACCGAGCAACATCCCAGTGAACTCTTTCTGGATCCTTCTTCAGGCCCAGTCGCCGCCTTTTGCCTGCTAGTCCTAGATCCAGAGCAG GTTGATTACTTGAACTTGAAGAGTAGCCAGAGAACAATATTTACCATTGGCCAAAGGGTCAATGGAGAAAATAGTTGGAATTCAGAGAGTATCAATCCATGA
- the LOC8263489 gene encoding pyridoxine/pyridoxamine 5'-phosphate oxidase 2 isoform X3 translates to MAAQQDQPAMQNRNESEKTMAVTATAPWKQLLLSALESNSHLRHSSFFQLATIGSDGRPSNRTVVFRGFVERSDKIQINTDSRTRKTEELKQCSFAEICWYFTDSWEQFRINGRVDVIDGSDPDPVKLELREKSWFASSIKSRLQYLGPNPGLPCLTEQHPSELFLDPSSGPVAAFCLLVLDPEQRILQFMKFMDYQWSTNFYEH, encoded by the exons ATGGCAGCACAGCAAGATCAACCAGCAATGCAGAACAGGAACGAAAGTGAAAAAACTATGGCAGTAACCGCAACGGCTCCATGGAAGCAGCTTCTGTTAAGCGCGTTAGAGTCGAATTCACACCTGAGGCACTCTTCCTTCTTTCAATTG GCAACAATTGGATCTGATGGAAGACCTTCAAACCGCACCGTTGTTTTCAG GGGTTTTGTAGAGCGTAGCGATAAGATCCAAATCAACACTGATTCCAGAACTCGCAAG ACTGAAGAACTTAAGCAATGTTCATTTGCTGAG ATATGTTGGTATTTTACGGACTCTTGGGAGCAATTTCGTATCAATGGAAGGGTTGATGTTATTGATGGTTCAGATCCTGATCCAGTGAAGCTTGAG CTAAGAGAGAAATCTTGGTTTGCTAGTTCTATAAAATCAAGACTTCAGTACCTCGGTCCTAATCCTGGTCTTCCTTGTCTAACCGAGCAACATCCCAGTGAACTCTTTCTGGATCCTTCTTCAGGCCCAGTCGCCGCCTTTTGCCTGCTAGTCCTAGATCCAGAGCAG CGAATATTGCAGTTTATGAAGTTTATGGACTACCAGTGGAGTACGAATTTCTATGAGCACTAA
- the LOC8263489 gene encoding pyridoxine/pyridoxamine 5'-phosphate oxidase 2 isoform X5, with the protein MAAQQDQPAMQNRNESEKTMAVTATAPWKQLLLSALESNSHLRHSSFFQLATIGSDGRPSNRTVVFRGFVERSDKIQINTDSRTRKTEELKQCSFAEICWYFTDSWEQFRINGRVDVIDGSDPDPVKLELREKSWFASSIKSRLQYLGPNPGLPCLTEQHPSELFLDPSSGPVAAFCLLVLDPEQGLVAEHLC; encoded by the exons ATGGCAGCACAGCAAGATCAACCAGCAATGCAGAACAGGAACGAAAGTGAAAAAACTATGGCAGTAACCGCAACGGCTCCATGGAAGCAGCTTCTGTTAAGCGCGTTAGAGTCGAATTCACACCTGAGGCACTCTTCCTTCTTTCAATTG GCAACAATTGGATCTGATGGAAGACCTTCAAACCGCACCGTTGTTTTCAG GGGTTTTGTAGAGCGTAGCGATAAGATCCAAATCAACACTGATTCCAGAACTCGCAAG ACTGAAGAACTTAAGCAATGTTCATTTGCTGAG ATATGTTGGTATTTTACGGACTCTTGGGAGCAATTTCGTATCAATGGAAGGGTTGATGTTATTGATGGTTCAGATCCTGATCCAGTGAAGCTTGAG CTAAGAGAGAAATCTTGGTTTGCTAGTTCTATAAAATCAAGACTTCAGTACCTCGGTCCTAATCCTGGTCTTCCTTGTCTAACCGAGCAACATCCCAGTGAACTCTTTCTGGATCCTTCTTCAGGCCCAGTCGCCGCCTTTTGCCTGCTAGTCCTAGATCCAGAGCAG GGGCTGGTAGCTGAACATTTATGCTGA
- the LOC8263489 gene encoding pyridoxine/pyridoxamine 5'-phosphate oxidase 2 isoform X4 yields the protein MEAASVKRVRVEFTPEALFLLSIGTLSIWRLFDNGYKDEKFENCRGFVERSDKIQINTDSRTRKTEELKQCSFAEICWYFTDSWEQFRINGRVDVIDGSDPDPVKLELREKSWFASSIKSRLQYLGPNPGLPCLTEQHPSELFLDPSSGPVAAFCLLVLDPEQVDYLNLKSSQRTIFTIGQRVNGENSWNSESINP from the exons ATGGAAGCAGCTTCTGTTAAGCGCGTTAGAGTCGAATTCACACCTGAGGCACTCTTCCTTCTTTCAATTG GTACCCTCTCTATTTGGCGTTTGTTTGATAATGGTTATAAGGATGAGAAGTTTGAAAATTGCAGGGGTTTTGTAGAGCGTAGCGATAAGATCCAAATCAACACTGATTCCAGAACTCGCAAG ACTGAAGAACTTAAGCAATGTTCATTTGCTGAG ATATGTTGGTATTTTACGGACTCTTGGGAGCAATTTCGTATCAATGGAAGGGTTGATGTTATTGATGGTTCAGATCCTGATCCAGTGAAGCTTGAG CTAAGAGAGAAATCTTGGTTTGCTAGTTCTATAAAATCAAGACTTCAGTACCTCGGTCCTAATCCTGGTCTTCCTTGTCTAACCGAGCAACATCCCAGTGAACTCTTTCTGGATCCTTCTTCAGGCCCAGTCGCCGCCTTTTGCCTGCTAGTCCTAGATCCAGAGCAG GTTGATTACTTGAACTTGAAGAGTAGCCAGAGAACAATATTTACCATTGGCCAAAGGGTCAATGGAGAAAATAGTTGGAATTCAGAGAGTATCAATCCATGA
- the LOC8263490 gene encoding laccase-6, giving the protein MANPVAISFIIWLSLVSYAYIVHARPPWPRGRSTRFYDFKVHTMTVKKLCNTKEIVAVNNIYPGPVVYAQEGDRIIVKVTNESPYNATIHWHGVRQILSCWFDGPSYITQCPIQPGQSFTYEFTLVKQKGTFFWHAHVSWLRGTVYGAIVVHPKTGVPYPFPFPYEEHVILLGEYWLQDVMQLERQMLASGGAPPPSNAYTINGRPGPNYNCSANDVYKIDVVPGKTYMLRLINAGLNMENFFAIANHRLTVVEADAEYTKPFTTSRVMLGPGQTMNVLVTADQPIGKYSMAMGPYMSAQGVSFQNISSIAYFQYVGATPNSISFPARLPIFNDNLAVKTIMDGLKGLNTSNVPKEVDRNLFVTIGLNVNKCRSKKPQRNCQGRNNGIMAASMNNISFIKPTVSVLEAYYKGIKGHFTDDFPGAPLRFYDFVNGAPNNAPNDTNSMTGTRTKVLEFGTRVQIILQDTGTVTTENHPIHLHGYSFYVVGYGTGNYNPQTANFNLVDPPYMNTIGVPVGGWAAIRFVADNPGVWFMHCHFDVHQSWGLGTVLIVKNGKRHLDTLPHPPSDLPRC; this is encoded by the exons ATGGCCAACCCTGTAGCCATTTCATTTATCATATGGTTAAGTCTAGTGTCCTATGCTTACATTGTTCATGCTAGACCACCTTGGCCTCGGGGGAGATCAACCAGGTTCTACGACTTCAAG GTACACACCATGACGGTTAAAAAATTGTGCAACACTAAAGAAATCGTGGCTGTCAATAATATATATCCAGGGCCAGTTGTTTATGCCCAAGAAGGTGACCGAATAATAGTCAAAGTTACCAACGAGTCACCTTACAATGCTACCATCCACTG GCATGGTGTACGGCAGATACTATCATGTTGGTTCGACGGACCTTCATATATAACTCAATGTCCAATTCAACCTGGGCAAAGTTTCACTTACGAGTTTACATTAGTGAAGCAAAAGGGCACTTTCTTTTGGCATGCTCATGTTTCTTGGCTTAGAGGAACTGTCTATGGTGCTATTGTTGTACATCCAAAGACTGGGGTGCCATACCCATTTCCTTTCCCTTACGAAGAGCATGTAATTCTTCTTG GGGAGTATTGGCTCCAGGATGTAATGCAACTTGAGAGGCAAATGCTAGCAAGCGGGGGAGCTCCTCCTCCTTCAAATGCCTATACCATCAATGGTCGCCCTGGCCCTAACTACAATTGCTCTGCTAACG ATGTATATAAGATTGACGTGGTCCCTGGAAAGACCTATATGTTAAGGTTGATAAACGCAGGCTTAAACATGGAAAATTTCTTTGCAATTGCTAATCACAGATTAACAGTAGTAGAAGCCGATGCTGAGTACACAAAACCATTTACCACCAGCCGTGTTATGCTTGGACCGGGACAGACGATGAACGTCCTCGTCACTGCCGATCAGCCAATAGGAAAATACTCCATGGCCATGGGACCTTATATGTCAGCTCAGGGTGTTTCGTTCCAAAACATATCATCGATTGCCTACTTCCAATATGTGGGTGCTACCCCTAATAGCATATCGTTTCCAGCCAGATTACccatttttaatgataatttagCTGTTAAGACAATCATGGATGGACTGAAAGGCTTAAATACTTCGAATGTTCCAAAGGAGGTTGACAGGAACCTGTTTGTCACCATTGGATTAAATGTTAATAAGTGCAGGTCCAAGAAACCACAACGAAACTGCCAGGGTCGTAATAATGGTATCATGGCAGCTTCAATGAACAATATAAGTTTTATTAAGCCAACAGTTTCAGTTTTGGAAGCTTATTATAAGGGAATTAAGGGTCATTTCACTGACGACTTTCCTGGAGCACCTCTTAGATTCTATGACTTTGTCAATGGGGCACCTAACAATGCCCCAAATGACACAAACTCAATGACTGGGACTAGGACTAAGGTTCTTGAGTTTGGAACCAGGGTTCAGATCATCTTGCAAGACACTGGAACGGTCACAACTGAGAATCACCCAATTCACCTCCATGGCTATAGCTTCTATGTTGTGGGTTATGGCACCGGTAACTATAACCCGCAAACAGCAAATTTCAATCTGGTTGATCCACCATATATGAACACAATTGGAGTTCCAGTTGGGGGATGGGCAGCAATTCGCTTCGTAGCCGACAATCCAG GGGTTTGGTTTATGCATTGTCACTTCGATGTACACCAGTCGTGGGGGTTAGGAACAGTGCTTATAGTGAAGAATGGTAAAAGACACTTGGATACCTTGCCCCATCCTCCCTCGGATCTGCCAAGGTGCTAG